GCCTTTTCAATGTCCATTGTAACAGTACCAGTCTTAGGGTTTGGCATCAAACCTTTAGGTCCTAATACACGACCCAAACGACCAACTTTAGCCATCATTGTTGGTGTTGCAACAACAACGTCAAAGTCTAAGTAACCATTTTGAACTTTTTCAACTAATTCGTCTGAACCAACTTCGTCAGCACCGGCAGCCTTAGCTTCTTCAGCTTGTGCACCTTCAGCAAAGACAATAACCTTTTGGGTCTTACCAGTACCGTTTGGCAAAACAATTGAGCCACGGATTTGTTGGTCAGCTTGCTTAGGATCAACGCTCAAGTTGTAAGAAACTTCAACTGATGCGTCAAAGCCAGCATATGAAGTTTCTTTAACAAGCTTCATTGCTTCAGCAACTGAATATAATTTCTTTGAATCTACTTTTTTAGCAGCTTCTACATATTTTTTACCATGCTTTGGCATGTGATTTCCTCCTTAATATGTGGTCAAGCGAGCCAATGGCTCTCCCACCTAAATTGTTATAAATAACAGGATTAGTCTTCGACTTCGATACCCATGCTTCTAGCAGTACCTTCGATCATCCGCATAGCAGCTTCGACATCAGCAGCGTTAAGGTCCTTCATCTTAGTTTCAGCGATTTCCTTAACTTGATCCTTGGTTACCTTACCAACTTTCTTGGTATTAGGTTCACCAGAAGCCTTGTCAATTTTAGCAGCTTGCTTCAGAAGTACTGGAGCTGGTGGAGTCTTAGTAACGAATTCGAATGAACGATCTTCGTAAACTGTAATGACTACAGGAATAATCATGCCTTTTTGGTCAGCAGTTCTAGCATTGAAGTCCTTAGTAAAACCAACAATGTTAATACCTGCTTGACCCAAAGCAGGACCAACTGGAGGTGCGGGTGTTGCAGCACCAGCTGGTATTTGTAATTTGACAACGTTAATAACTTTTTTTGCCACGGTCAAAACCTCCTTGATTCCGTGCGTGGTTAGAATGGAAAAGTTACCTACTTTTCCTCCCACAATAATAAAAGTACCTTAATATGGTACCATCGATTAATTAGATTTGCAATATCCGACGAAATTTTAGCTAATTTTCTTTACTTGATCGTAATCAAGTTCTGTAGTGGTTGCCCGACCAAACATATCAACAGAAACAAACAACTTATACTTATCTGGTTGAATTTCCGTGATTTTACCTTCAACACCATTAAAGGCGCCGTCAATAATTGTCACAGTTTCACCAACTTCATAGTCAATTTGTGGCCGTTTAGCTGGCTCACCTTGTTGACGCAATAAGCGGTTAACTTCTTCATCTAATAGCGGCGAAGGCTTGGAACCACCACCATGTGAACCAACAAAGCCAGTTACATTAGGTGTATTACGAACAACAAACCAGCTTTCATCGGTCATAACCATTTCAACTAAAACGTAACCAGGAAAGATTTTTTCTTCGACTTCTTTTTTCTTGTCGTTAACTTTCTCGATTTTCTCTTGTTCAGGAACCATTACCCGAAAAATGTAATCTTGCATCCCCATGCTTTGAGCACGAGATAAGAGGTCAGATTTAACCTTGTCTTCATAGCCTGAATAAGTGTGAAGTACAAACCATTGCTTTTTAGTTGTTTCAACCATTACATAAATTCTCCTTTTAAATTTGGCAAACAAAAAAACCTCCAAGTAAGAGGTTCTTCTTAATTAACTTCATTATATCACGAATAGAAAATCATTGCTATTTACATAAACATCTGCGTCAAAATACTGAACAAGTAGTCCAGTAATCCAAGGAATAAAGCGAATAAGACAGAGGTAGTAATTACAATGCCTGTATCATGACGGTTTTGCTTAGCACTTGGCCAAGTGACTAACCGCATTTCATGTCCTACACTCTTAAAAAACTTAATCATTAATCTTTACCTCGTTTCCTTATGCACCGTCATTTTACCGCAATGCTTACAGAATTTCTTTAATTCAAGCCGCTGGGTGCGATTCTTGCTTGCGGTGATTGAGTAGTTACGCGAGCCGCAAATGCTGCAGGCTAATGATGCTTTTTTCACTGCCATAATCTCACTTCCAAACTATTGTATTTTAACAAAAAAAGGTAATGTACGCAATTAAGTACAAAATAAAATTAAATAATTAACTAGCCATTTAGTCAAGATATCTGCTTTTAATGCAATTAAACAAAAACAGTTGCCCATCATCGGACAACTGCTTTTAAGTGGTCAAACAAAGCGTGACCACTGGTCGTAGAACATTGTATAGTCGGATTTACTTCTTAAGATTTTCATTTACGAAGGATTCGATTTTATCGTCAGAATAATCGAGAAACGGAAGCATTTCTTCTTCCGTCTTCATGGTATCTCTACCATTCTTTTCCATGAAGTAGTCCCAAAGGGCATCTCTAACTGGAATATCTGAATCACTCCAGTCAAAAACTTCTTTCATGTGACGATCTAACAATGCAGTCTTTATTTCTTCTGCCATCTTAATCTACCTCCTAAAATTATTCTACATTAAAGATTATATCCTATTTCCAAAGCCATAGCTATTAAAATATTATTTTAATAGGCTTGCGCGCATTTTTCTAATCAAGCGCGAACGCGCCCGAACTAAGGTAAGCTGACTTACTTTTAGATAATTGATTACCTCTTCTTGCCGATAAACGCCAAGAATAATTAATAAAGTCCATATTTCTAACAACGAGAGATTACTAATGGCTTCCTCTACGCTTTCAGATAATGGCACACAAGAAACTAAAACTGCTGGACGGCGGACAGGCTTCAGCCCATTGGTAATTGCCGTTTCCAGTGAAATTGCTTGTGTCGAAGCTCGTCTACGATATGCCATGTGATAACGTAAGACAGAACGAATACGGTTAAGCAGACGAACTTTATAATAACTGCCGAATGTCCCTTTTCCTTCTTGATATTTTAGTGCTGCTTCGTGACACACAATCAAGGCTTCCTGGTTCCAATCTTGTTCATCATAATAACGAACATAATATTGCTGCTTAACATGGTTTATTAATGGGCGATATAAATTGTAGAGTTCTGGTAATGCATCTTGGTCTCCCGCTTTGATTTTTCTAATTAAAATTGCTTCCTGTCTCATTTTACTTGCTCAACCTTCATTTTGATTCTATTTTCAGAGCATTTAGTTATGCCCAGGTTCAAGAATAGAAAAAAATGGTCATAAACTTGACAGAACCTATGTTTATTTCGCACGAGCAAGTTGAAATGTCGAAAAGGCGTATTGCAAAAAAATCATTCTGTCACTTGCTAAGTGAAAATAAGCAAAAAAACATTCTACTATCTCAGTAGAATGTTTTTTAATTAATTAAGTGGATTACGACTATTGAGCATCTGGTAGAGCAGCACACCGGTTGCGACACTGGCATTGAGCGACTGGACGTGACCGACCATTGGCAAAGTTAACATTTGATCCATCTGTTCTTTAAGCAGACGCGAAATTCCTTTACCCTCATTTCCGATGACAAGCACGGTCTTACCGTTACTGTCCCACCGACGATAATCCGTTCCCTTCATATCTGTTCCAAAAAGCCAATAACCATGTTTTTTTAGCATTTGACTTGTCTGAACCAAGTTATTAACGCGAGCAACTGGCACGTGATCAATTGCCCCAGTTGAAGTCTTAGCTACAACCGAAGTTAACCCGGTCGCATGCCGTTTAGGAATGATGATAGCGTCAACTCCGGTAGCGTCGGCTGTCCGTAAAATTGAGCCCAAATTATGCGGATCTTCAATTGAATCGAGCATTAACAGAAACGGCTCTTTTTCGTCACGATCGAATTGAGCAAGCAAATCATCCAAAGCGGCGTATTCAAAGCTAGCAACAGTTAGAACCAAACCTTGGTGATTGCCGCCTTGAACCAACCGATCAAGTTTATTTTTAGGGACTGTTTGGACAATAATGCCCTTCTTTTTCGCTAACCCAAATACTTCATTAGCAAAACTTTCCTGGACTCCCTGCTGTAAAAACACCTTATTAATGCGGTCAGCGTCTTGCGTTTTGAGAAAATCAAGCCCCGCATGCTTACCAAAAACAAAATCTTTATCATTTGAAGTCATACTGATCAATGCCACCTTCCTCTACTGTCTTAATGCACCATGCATTCAATTCGGTAATGCGGTCCGTTTTATTCAATAATTCCAAGTAGCCCCAAACTGCTTCAAAACCAGTGGACAATTGGTATGTGGCTAAACTGGTATTTTTGGCTTTAGTATACGTTTTCGAATTGCGTCCTCGCTTAAACGTGGCAATTTCATCGCTACTAAGTAAATTTTCATCTTGCAGTTTTGTAATTAATGCCGCCTGAGCTTTCGCAGAAACATAGTGCGTTGCCTGCCGTTGTAAAACCTGCGGTTTAACAATTCCACCTTTAATTAGGTGCTGGCGGATTGCAATTTCATAAACTGCATCCCCTAAATAAGCCAGTGTTTGGCCATTTAACGTATCCGGATTCACAGCACTTTCGACTAACTTCTTTACTTTATTCACGTATCCACCTTGTTCCTTGTGGGGTGTCCTCCACTGTAATTCCCATTTCTTTTAATTGCGCACGCAATTGGTCGCTTTTAGCCCAATCCTTATTTTTCCGCGCTTGTTCGCGTTCTTTAATCAACGCGGCAATCTCATCTTCATCTTCAGCAGCAGTTGTTGCGGTTAACTGTGTCGTTTCAATACCAAAAACTGCCAGCCAATCATGCAGCAATTGTTTTACTTCTTTTAAAGCCTCTTTATCAGCATTTTCCGCAGCAATATTAGCATTAACAACTGGCAATAAATCATAAATTGCAGCTAGCGCATTTTGCACGTTAAAATCGTCATCCATAGCCGTGATGAATGCCATTTTCGTTTTCTTAATTGCTTCTTCTAAAGCAGCTGCCTGAACACTGCTCGTCTGATCGCTAAGTCGGTATTCCAAGTTATTCAGTGTGTTTTTGAAGCGTTGCAAAATAATTTCGGCTTGCTGCAGGTTTTCCTTAGAATAATTGATTTGACGGCGATATTGCACGCTAGCCATCAAGAAGCGCAGAACTTGCGGGTCAACTGTTTTCAGCAAATCATGCACCGTCACAAAATTATGCAGCGATTTCGACATTTTTTCTGCTTCTGCGCCAACAGTTACAAACCCATTATGCATCCAATAATGAACAAATTTTTTGCCAGTTGCGGCTTCACTTTGTGCGATTTCATTTTCATGGTGCGGAAATTCTAAATCTTGCCCACCGCCATGAATATCGATTGTCTCGCCTAAGTACTTTGTAGCCATCACGGAACACTCAATGTGCCAACCAGGGCGGCCTTTGCCCCAAGGCGAATTCCACGCAATTTCATCTGGCTGCTTCTGCTTTTTCCATAATGCAAAATCGATTGGATCCTGCTTTCTTTTTTGTTCCTCTTCGTTGATGTGCTCGGAGGCACCCTCTTCCAGTTCAGCGATATTCTGACTGCTTAATTCACCGTAATGCGCAAATTTTTTAGCATGATAATAAACATCCCCATCGGCCTCATAGGCATAACCTTGAGCAATCAGTTGCTTAATAAAATTGATAATTGCCGTTATTTCATGAGTGGCACGCGGATTTTTGGTTGCTGGCTCAATATTTAAGGCTGCAGTATCTTCTTGATAAGCTTTAATGTACCGCTCTGCTAATTCAGGCACCGTGGTCTTTTCGCGCCGTGCTTCATTAATCATCTTGTCGTCCACATCGGTAAAGTTAGAAACAAAGTTAACGTGATAACCCCGAAATTCAAAATAGCGTCTGATAGTGTCAAATGCAATGGCACTACGGGCGTTCCCAATATGAATGTAGTTGTAGACAGTGGGGCCACAGACATACATCGTAATTTGTCCAGGGCGAATCGGCTGAAATTCTTCTTTTGTTTTGGTCAGAGTATTATAAATTTTCACGATGGCCAGCTTGCCTTTCTAAAAAACATTTATCTTCATTTTAACAGAAAGTGACGCATATTCTAGCATGGACTATGAGAAAATAGCGGATTGTGCCTGTCCAGCTTGGCTTTTTTACCTTCAAAAAACACGTGGTAACCATAAAGTGGCGCACTGCACACAAATTTGATGATGGCCCTCCTCCTTTTACCAACCTATTTTTTGCTAAATTAGACAAATGGTTCTTGCCTTCGAGTATGGTATAAGTCATAAAATGAAAAATAATCAAATTATTAAAGATCTTAAACTAACAGTAGCACTTCACATGCTACGCAGTGAATATTTGAAGGAGTTAAGATGGAAAAACAAGTAATGCTAGTTGTTGGTGCAGGGCAAATCAGTCTTGCGATTGCACGAAGATTAGGGGCTGATTATCAAATTATTGTTGGTGACAAGAACTTAGAACATGCCCAAAAGTTCGAACAGACTTTAACAGAAGCCGGCTTTAATGCTAAAGCAAGCGAAATGGATTTAGCATCACGAGATTCAATCAAAGAAACCATTAAACTTGCTACGACCTTTGGTGAAATAAAAGCTTTAGTTAATGGTGCCGGATTATCACCAAGTCAGGCCAAGACCGAAGATATTTTAAAAGTTGACTTGTACGGCACAGCGGTCCTACTTGAGGAAGTGGGCAAAGTTATTGCGAAAGGCGGTGTTGGGATTACTATTTCTAGTCAATCTGGTCACCGTCTTCACGCCTTAACAACTGAGCAAGATCGTCAACTCGCTACCACTCCAACCAGTAAATTATTGCAATTGCCAATCCTGCAACCAGAAAACATCGCCGATACGCTCCAAGCATACCAGTTAGCAAAAAGGTGTAATGAAAAAAGAGTGATGGCAGAAGCAATCAACTGGGCTAAAAGAGGAGCACGACTGAATGCAATTGCTCCCGGAATCATCGTAACACCTCTTGCTCTAGATGAATTTAACGGCATCAGGGGCGACTTTTACCGAAAAATGTTTGCCCAGTCCCCTGCTGGACGTCCAGGAACTGCGGATGAAGTAGCGAATGTAGCGGAGTTGTTAATGACACAGCAAGGTGCATTTATTACCGGCTCAACTTTTCTAATTGATGGCGGAGCTACGGCAAATTACTTTTATGGCCAGCAAGCTGACAATTAATTACAGTCCAAAGCCAAATTACCGCTAAAAAGCAAAAACACACCACCTCGTTTCGAGATGATGTGCTTTTTATTTCTATTATAAGCCGTTTTCGCTCATTTGCTTCAAGGTTAAGTCCAAGTGCTGCATCACTCTTTGCTTACCTAAAAGTTCCATTGCTTCACCAATGCCAGGGCCAACCATTGATCTAGTGGTTGCAATTCTGATTGGCATAAACAGTCTTCTACCCTTAATGCCCGTTTCTTGACGTGTTGCTTGAACAGCATTCATGATTTGGGGAGAAGTAAACCGTGGAATCAGATCAACTTGCTTCTTAAATTCTTCGATTACAGGTCTAGCTTCGTCTTTGCGAATTTCATCGATTTCTTCTTCACTCAAGTTCTTCGGTGCATCAAAGAAAATTTTGGCCAAATCAACAATTTGCTTAGTGTATGACATTTGCACTGAGTAAATATTTACCAGTTGCCGAACCCATTCCATCTTTTCTGGATTTGGATCTTGTTCAACTAGCCCGGCTTCTTGCAAGTTATTCAAAGCCAAATCAAGCAAGGTGTCACGATCGGCCTTCTTAATGTATTGGTTATTAATCCACTCAAGCTTCTTTTGGTCAAAAGCAGCAGGAGAATTTGATAACCGAGCTGGGTCAAATTGTTTAATCAATTCACGTTGAGTAAAAATCTCATTTTCGCCCACAGGTGACCAACCAAGAAGGGTAATAAAGTTAAACATGGCATCTGGCAAATAGCCCATATCACGGTATTGCTCAATAAATTGCAAAACTGATTCGTCACGCTTGGAAAGCTTCTTACCAGTCTCAGAATTGATAATCAATGTCATGTGACCAAATTTTGGTGGTTCCCAGCCAAGCGCTTCATAAACTGCTAATTGCTTTGGCGTGTTGGAAACATGGTCATCCCCACGCAGCACGTGAGTAATTTCCATCAAGTGATCGTCAATAACAACTGCAAAGTTATAAGTTGGCATACCATCACGTTTTTGAATAACAAAATCGCCACCGATCGTGTCTGATTCAAAACTCAAATGGCCCTTAACAATATCTTCCCAGGAATAAGTTTCCATTTCAGGAATGTGAATCCGAACAACTGGCTTCAAGCCCTTGGCCTTAGCTTCTTCTTGCTTTTGCGCAATTTCGTCAGCTGTCAGGCCCTCATATTCATAGGTGTAGTGCGGTGCAATCCCCATTGCGCGCTGCTCTTCACGTTGCTCTTCAAGCTCTTCTTCAGTTTTATATGAATAATAAGCTTTACCTTCATCAATTAATTGCTTGATGTACTTATTGTAAATATCTTTACGTTCTGATTGCCGGTAAGGACCAAAGTCACCGCCCTTATCAGGACCTTCATCCCAATCAATTCCAAGCCAGCGAAGGTTATCCATCTGAGACTCAGAACCACCTTCAACGTTCCGCTTTTGGTCGGTATCTTCAATTCTTAATACAAAAGTACCTTTATTATGGCGCGCAAATAGATAATTAAATAATGCAGTACGCGCGTTACCGATATGCAAATGTCCCGTTGGACTTGGGGCATATCTTACCCGAATTTTTTGTTTTGCCAAAATTCATGCCTCTTTCAAAAAGTAAATCTCAATAAACTAAGTTTAACGGTTGAACCATAAAAGTTCAATGGTTGCTTATCCTAAAACCAATTTCAATGCCTGCGGGATGCTAGCCACTGGTATCACTTCAATGCCAAGGTTCTGCAGACTAGCCCGCATGTTGTGTTTAGGAATAAAAATGCGCTTAAAACCTGTTTTAGCAGCTTCTTTAATGCGGGCATCGATTTGATTGACCCGACGCACCTCACCGGTTAAACCAACTTCACCAACAAAACAATCTGTCGGTAAAATTTCTTCATTTTTATAGCTGGAAGCAATTGCCATTACTACTGCTAAGTCGACAGCCGGTTCATTTAACCGAATACCACCAGTAGCTGTTAAGTAGACATCCTGGTTTTGGAGCATTAAATTGCCCCTTTTTTCTAGCACCGCTAATAATAAGCCCGCGCGGTTAAAGTCAATTCCAGAAGTTGTTCTTTTCGCATAGCCAAAGGCTGTTGGTGTAACCAGTGCCTGAATTTCAGCTAATATTGGGCGAGTACCTTCTAGTGATACGACAATGGCCGAACCGGTTGAATTTGGCAAGCGCTCATCAAGAAAGATTGCTGACGGGTTGGTTACTTCTTGCAGCCCCTTATTGACCATTTCAAACATCCCGATTTCATTGGCAGCACCAAAACGATTTTTAACCGAATGGAGAATTCGGTACGCATGATGCTCATCGCCTTCAAAATACAGAACCGTGTCAACCATGTGCTCAAGAATCTTGGGACCCGCAATGGCACCTTCTTTAGTAACGTGCCCGATCACAAAAACCGTAATCGCATCCATTTTCGCGATTTTCATTAATTCACTGGTCACTTCACGTACCTGCGAGGCCGAACCGGTCATTGAATCAAGACTAGGCTCGTTCATCGTTTGAATCGAGTCGATTACGACAAAATCGGGTTTAAGGGTGTCAATCTGTTGCCTAATATCCTCCATATCAGTTTCTGGATAAAGCATCATCTCATTACCACTAAGACCCAACCGGTCTGCGCGCAATTTGATCTGATTAGCAGATTCCTCACCGGATACGTATAAAACCCGGTAGGTTGCGGACAATTCACTCATGATTTGTAACATTAAAGTTGATTTCCCGATTCCGGGATCTCCACCGATTAAGACCAATGAGCCTGGTACTATTCCACC
This genomic window from Lactobacillus panisapium contains:
- the rplA gene encoding 50S ribosomal protein L1 gives rise to the protein MPKHGKKYVEAAKKVDSKKLYSVAEAMKLVKETSYAGFDASVEVSYNLSVDPKQADQQIRGSIVLPNGTGKTQKVIVFAEGAQAEEAKAAGADEVGSDELVEKVQNGYLDFDVVVATPTMMAKVGRLGRVLGPKGLMPNPKTGTVTMDIEKAVKNVKAGQVEYRVDRQAAIHAAIGKVSFTDEQLIENFDALRDVILRARPSAAKGQYIKSVAVAATFGPGIKLDPLNLD
- the rplK gene encoding 50S ribosomal protein L11 codes for the protein MAKKVINVVKLQIPAGAATPAPPVGPALGQAGINIVGFTKDFNARTADQKGMIIPVVITVYEDRSFEFVTKTPPAPVLLKQAAKIDKASGEPNTKKVGKVTKDQVKEIAETKMKDLNAADVEAAMRMIEGTARSMGIEVED
- the rpmG gene encoding 50S ribosomal protein L33, producing MAVKKASLACSICGSRNYSITASKNRTQRLELKKFCKHCGKMTVHKETR
- the radA gene encoding DNA repair protein RadA translates to MAKIKTKYKCHSCGYISASYLGRCPNCGAWNQFEKETETVQARSTKGSPSRLIKKTGINEPVKITAVKAEKEERIKTSMDELNRVLGGGIVPGSLVLIGGDPGIGKSTLMLQIMSELSATYRVLYVSGEESANQIKLRADRLGLSGNEMMLYPETDMEDIRQQIDTLKPDFVVIDSIQTMNEPSLDSMTGSASQVREVTSELMKIAKMDAITVFVIGHVTKEGAIAGPKILEHMVDTVLYFEGDEHHAYRILHSVKNRFGAANEIGMFEMVNKGLQEVTNPSAIFLDERLPNSTGSAIVVSLEGTRPILAEIQALVTPTAFGYAKRTTSGIDFNRAGLLLAVLEKRGNLMLQNQDVYLTATGGIRLNEPAVDLAVVMAIASSYKNEEILPTDCFVGEVGLTGEVRRVNQIDARIKEAAKTGFKRIFIPKHNMRASLQNLGIEVIPVASIPQALKLVLG
- a CDS encoding SDR family oxidoreductase, which translates into the protein MEKQVMLVVGAGQISLAIARRLGADYQIIVGDKNLEHAQKFEQTLTEAGFNAKASEMDLASRDSIKETIKLATTFGEIKALVNGAGLSPSQAKTEDILKVDLYGTAVLLEEVGKVIAKGGVGITISSQSGHRLHALTTEQDRQLATTPTSKLLQLPILQPENIADTLQAYQLAKRCNEKRVMAEAINWAKRGARLNAIAPGIIVTPLALDEFNGIRGDFYRKMFAQSPAGRPGTADEVANVAELLMTQQGAFITGSTFLIDGGATANYFYGQQADN
- the secE gene encoding preprotein translocase subunit SecE translates to MIKFFKSVGHEMRLVTWPSAKQNRHDTGIVITTSVLFALFLGLLDYLFSILTQMFM
- the rlmB gene encoding 23S rRNA (guanosine(2251)-2'-O)-methyltransferase RlmB, coding for MTSNDKDFVFGKHAGLDFLKTQDADRINKVFLQQGVQESFANEVFGLAKKKGIIVQTVPKNKLDRLVQGGNHQGLVLTVASFEYAALDDLLAQFDRDEKEPFLLMLDSIEDPHNLGSILRTADATGVDAIIIPKRHATGLTSVVAKTSTGAIDHVPVARVNNLVQTSQMLKKHGYWLFGTDMKGTDYRRWDSNGKTVLVIGNEGKGISRLLKEQMDQMLTLPMVGHVQSLNASVATGVLLYQMLNSRNPLN
- the nusG gene encoding transcription termination/antitermination protein NusG, giving the protein MVETTKKQWFVLHTYSGYEDKVKSDLLSRAQSMGMQDYIFRVMVPEQEKIEKVNDKKKEVEEKIFPGYVLVEMVMTDESWFVVRNTPNVTGFVGSHGGGSKPSPLLDEEVNRLLRQQGEPAKRPQIDYEVGETVTIIDGAFNGVEGKITEIQPDKYKLFVSVDMFGRATTTELDYDQVKKIS
- the cysS gene encoding cysteine--tRNA ligase, whose amino-acid sequence is MKIYNTLTKTKEEFQPIRPGQITMYVCGPTVYNYIHIGNARSAIAFDTIRRYFEFRGYHVNFVSNFTDVDDKMINEARREKTTVPELAERYIKAYQEDTAALNIEPATKNPRATHEITAIINFIKQLIAQGYAYEADGDVYYHAKKFAHYGELSSQNIAELEEGASEHINEEEQKRKQDPIDFALWKKQKQPDEIAWNSPWGKGRPGWHIECSVMATKYLGETIDIHGGGQDLEFPHHENEIAQSEAATGKKFVHYWMHNGFVTVGAEAEKMSKSLHNFVTVHDLLKTVDPQVLRFLMASVQYRRQINYSKENLQQAEIILQRFKNTLNNLEYRLSDQTSSVQAAALEEAIKKTKMAFITAMDDDFNVQNALAAIYDLLPVVNANIAAENADKEALKEVKQLLHDWLAVFGIETTQLTATTAAEDEDEIAALIKEREQARKNKDWAKSDQLRAQLKEMGITVEDTPQGTRWIRE
- the gltX gene encoding glutamate--tRNA ligase — encoded protein: MAKQKIRVRYAPSPTGHLHIGNARTALFNYLFARHNKGTFVLRIEDTDQKRNVEGGSESQMDNLRWLGIDWDEGPDKGGDFGPYRQSERKDIYNKYIKQLIDEGKAYYSYKTEEELEEQREEQRAMGIAPHYTYEYEGLTADEIAQKQEEAKAKGLKPVVRIHIPEMETYSWEDIVKGHLSFESDTIGGDFVIQKRDGMPTYNFAVVIDDHLMEITHVLRGDDHVSNTPKQLAVYEALGWEPPKFGHMTLIINSETGKKLSKRDESVLQFIEQYRDMGYLPDAMFNFITLLGWSPVGENEIFTQRELIKQFDPARLSNSPAAFDQKKLEWINNQYIKKADRDTLLDLALNNLQEAGLVEQDPNPEKMEWVRQLVNIYSVQMSYTKQIVDLAKIFFDAPKNLSEEEIDEIRKDEARPVIEEFKKQVDLIPRFTSPQIMNAVQATRQETGIKGRRLFMPIRIATTRSMVGPGIGEAMELLGKQRVMQHLDLTLKQMSENGL
- a CDS encoding Mini-ribonuclease 3: MNKVKKLVESAVNPDTLNGQTLAYLGDAVYEIAIRQHLIKGGIVKPQVLQRQATHYVSAKAQAALITKLQDENLLSSDEIATFKRGRNSKTYTKAKNTSLATYQLSTGFEAVWGYLELLNKTDRITELNAWCIKTVEEGGIDQYDFK
- a CDS encoding RNA polymerase sigma factor, giving the protein MRQEAILIRKIKAGDQDALPELYNLYRPLINHVKQQYYVRYYDEQDWNQEALIVCHEAALKYQEGKGTFGSYYKVRLLNRIRSVLRYHMAYRRRASTQAISLETAITNGLKPVRRPAVLVSCVPLSESVEEAISNLSLLEIWTLLIILGVYRQEEVINYLKVSQLTLVRARSRLIRKMRASLLK